A region from the Bacteroidota bacterium genome encodes:
- the guaB gene encoding IMP dehydrogenase produces MPKVIGDALTYDDILLVPAHSEVLPREVDVRSRLTTDIGLNIPLLSAAMDTVTESDMAIALAREGGIGIIHKNMPFARQAEEVDKVKRYESGMIVNPYTMKAGQTVADAHAVMSRYHISGIPVVDDHGKLVGIVTNRDLRFVKKMQVLIGEVMTRENLITAPLGTTLEEAEVILQNYRIEKLPVVDQNGNLKGLITFKDIQKKKFFPNACKDSRGRLRVGAAVGIGADTDSRVAELVNAGVDVVIVDTAHGHSEGVLRMVRKIRKTYPSLQLIAGNIATGAAAEALIKAGANAVKVGVGPGSICTTRVVTGIGVPQVSAIMWVAEVASKHQVPVIADGGIKYSGDISKAIAAGADSVMIGSLFAGMDESPGETILFEGRKYKTYRGMGSLGAMDQGSKDRYFQDVEDDVKKLVPEGIEGRVPYKGSVSETIYQMVGGLRAAMGYCGVGTIPDMKEKAQFVKMTSAGLRESHPHSIYITKEAPNYHI; encoded by the coding sequence CTGCCCAAAGTCATCGGGGACGCCCTGACATATGATGATATCCTGCTGGTTCCGGCACACAGTGAGGTGCTTCCCCGTGAGGTGGATGTTCGTTCACGTCTCACTACCGATATTGGTCTGAACATTCCGCTACTCTCGGCTGCCATGGATACTGTCACCGAAAGTGACATGGCCATTGCACTTGCCCGGGAAGGCGGAATCGGGATCATTCATAAAAACATGCCATTTGCCCGTCAGGCAGAAGAGGTTGATAAGGTCAAACGGTATGAGTCCGGCATGATTGTGAATCCGTACACCATGAAGGCCGGTCAGACCGTTGCCGATGCTCATGCAGTGATGAGCCGGTATCACATTTCAGGAATCCCTGTAGTTGACGATCACGGAAAGCTGGTCGGAATTGTAACCAATCGTGATCTCCGGTTTGTAAAAAAGATGCAGGTGCTGATCGGTGAGGTGATGACCCGTGAAAACCTGATTACAGCTCCGTTGGGAACCACCCTGGAAGAAGCTGAGGTCATTCTTCAGAATTACCGGATTGAAAAACTTCCCGTGGTTGATCAGAATGGCAACCTGAAGGGGCTGATAACCTTCAAGGATATTCAGAAAAAGAAATTTTTCCCGAATGCCTGCAAAGATTCACGGGGGAGGCTCAGAGTTGGTGCAGCCGTTGGAATTGGTGCTGATACCGACTCCAGAGTAGCCGAACTGGTAAATGCCGGAGTGGATGTGGTTATTGTGGATACAGCCCACGGTCACTCGGAAGGTGTGTTGCGGATGGTCAGAAAAATCAGAAAAACCTATCCGTCGCTTCAACTGATTGCAGGTAATATCGCCACCGGTGCTGCGGCTGAAGCATTGATTAAAGCCGGAGCCAATGCAGTGAAGGTAGGTGTGGGACCCGGAAGTATCTGCACCACTCGGGTGGTGACCGGAATTGGTGTACCTCAGGTCAGTGCCATCATGTGGGTGGCAGAAGTAGCCTCCAAACATCAGGTTCCCGTTATTGCAGATGGCGGAATCAAGTATTCCGGCGATATTTCCAAGGCCATTGCGGCCGGTGCTGATTCGGTCATGATCGGAAGTCTGTTTGCAGGAATGGATGAGTCTCCCGGTGAGACCATCTTATTTGAAGGAAGAAAATACAAAACTTACCGGGGGATGGGATCCCTTGGTGCCATGGATCAGGGATCGAAAGACCGTTACTTTCAGGATGTGGAAGACGATGTGAAGAAGTTGGTTCCAGAAGGTATCGAAGGACGGGTTCCCTACAAAGGGTCCGTTTCGGAAACGATTTACCAGATGGTTGGCGGTTTGAGAGCAGCCATGGGATATTGTGGAGTGGGAACGATTCCTGACATGAAGGAAAAAGCGCAGTTTGTGAAAATGACCAGTGCCGGATTAAGAGAAAGCCACCCGCACAGCATTTACATCACCAAAGAAGCACCAAACTACCATATCTGA
- a CDS encoding acyl-CoA dehydrogenase family protein — MSTFPGLDYLKLDDWFSEDEKLIRDTIRQFVDQSVLPIIEDAYLEGKFPHQLVSELGSLGAFGANLPETYECAGLSNIAYGLICQELERGDSGVRSFVSVQGSLVMYPIFTYGSEEQKRFWLPKLARGEKIGCFGLTEPDFGSNPGGLITRSRRDGNSIVLNGAKMWITNGTIADVAVVWAKDEAGEIKGYLVEKGTPGYTAPEIKKKHSLRASVTSELVFADCRIPLENELPKAKGLKAPLSCLNQARYGIAWGAIGSAMASYQSALDYTKSRIQFNKPIASFQLVQNKLVYMLNEITKAQLLAYRVGQLKDKGEVRPQHISMAKRNNVDMALECARLARDMMGANGITAEYPVMRHMNNLESVKTYEGTHDIHTLILGHDITGIPAYE; from the coding sequence ATGAGCACATTCCCCGGCCTGGATTATCTGAAATTGGATGATTGGTTTTCTGAAGACGAGAAGCTGATCAGGGATACCATCAGGCAATTTGTTGACCAATCGGTGCTTCCTATTATCGAAGATGCCTACCTGGAAGGAAAATTTCCCCATCAGTTGGTAAGCGAACTGGGAAGTCTCGGCGCTTTTGGTGCGAACCTTCCTGAAACCTATGAGTGTGCCGGATTATCAAATATTGCTTATGGTCTGATCTGCCAGGAACTGGAAAGAGGCGATTCGGGAGTGAGAAGTTTTGTGTCGGTCCAGGGATCACTGGTCATGTACCCGATTTTTACCTATGGATCAGAAGAACAAAAACGGTTCTGGCTTCCTAAATTAGCCAGAGGAGAAAAAATCGGCTGTTTTGGATTAACTGAACCCGATTTCGGATCCAATCCGGGTGGATTGATCACCCGTTCCCGCCGCGATGGAAATTCCATCGTGCTTAATGGTGCAAAAATGTGGATTACCAATGGGACCATTGCTGATGTTGCAGTGGTCTGGGCGAAGGACGAGGCAGGCGAAATCAAAGGTTATCTGGTCGAAAAGGGAACTCCAGGCTACACTGCCCCGGAAATTAAGAAAAAGCATTCTCTGCGTGCATCAGTTACCTCTGAACTGGTCTTTGCAGATTGCCGTATTCCACTCGAAAACGAATTACCAAAAGCAAAGGGACTGAAAGCCCCTCTCAGTTGTCTGAATCAGGCTCGTTACGGTATTGCCTGGGGTGCAATCGGATCGGCCATGGCCAGCTATCAGTCTGCATTGGATTATACCAAATCCCGTATTCAGTTTAACAAACCAATTGCAAGCTTTCAGCTTGTGCAGAATAAACTGGTTTATATGCTGAACGAAATCACAAAGGCGCAATTGCTCGCCTATCGTGTGGGCCAGTTGAAAGATAAAGGGGAAGTTCGTCCGCAGCACATCAGCATGGCCAAGCGAAACAACGTTGACATGGCCCTTGAATGTGCACGGCTGGCACGTGATATGATGGGTGCCAATGGAATCACAGCCGAATACCCGGTGATGCGGCACATGAACAATCTTGAAAGTGTAAAAACCTACGAAGGAACCCATGATATTCATACCCTGATTCTGGGCCATGATATCACCGGAATCCCAGCTTACGAATAA
- the groL gene encoding chaperonin GroEL (60 kDa chaperone family; promotes refolding of misfolded polypeptides especially under stressful conditions; forms two stacked rings of heptamers to form a barrel-shaped 14mer; ends can be capped by GroES; misfolded proteins enter the barrel where they are refolded when GroES binds), producing MAKIITFNIEARTKLKSGIDQLADAVKVTLGPKGRNVVIDKKFGSPLVTKDGVTVAKEVELKDPVENMGAQMVKEVASKTSDVAGDGTTTATVLAQAIVREGLKNVTAGANPMDLKRGIDKAVTAVVGELKSISKKIEGKKGYAQVAAISANNDDEIGNLIAEAFEKVGKDGVITVEEAKGTETELKTVEGMQFDRGYLSPYFVTNADAMEAVLDDPYILIYDKKISAMKDLLPILEKVAQTGRGILIIAEDLEGEALATLVVNKLRGTLRVAAVKAPGFGDRRKAMLEDIAILTGGIAISEEQGYKLENADISYLGRAKRVVIDKDNTTIVDGAGKDDKIKARIGEIKAQVEKTTSDYDREKLQERLAKLSGGVAVLHIGASTEVEMKEKKARVEDALHATRAAIEEGIVPGGGVALIRTVKSLEKLKGSNADENTGIAIVKRVLEEPLRQIVTNAGLEASVVVEKVKAGSGDYGFNARTEVYENLVESGVIDPTKVTRIALENAASVASMVLTTEATIVEEPKDEPAPKMPAGGMGDMY from the coding sequence ATGGCAAAAATTATCACCTTTAATATCGAAGCCCGGACCAAGCTGAAGTCTGGTATTGACCAGCTGGCCGATGCAGTTAAAGTGACCCTCGGTCCTAAGGGCCGGAATGTGGTCATTGACAAGAAATTCGGTTCACCGCTGGTGACCAAAGACGGTGTTACCGTTGCAAAAGAAGTTGAATTGAAAGATCCGGTTGAAAACATGGGCGCCCAGATGGTGAAGGAAGTTGCTTCCAAGACATCTGATGTTGCTGGTGATGGTACCACCACTGCCACCGTTCTTGCTCAGGCCATCGTTCGTGAAGGTCTGAAGAATGTGACTGCAGGTGCCAATCCGATGGACCTGAAACGCGGAATCGACAAAGCAGTTACCGCTGTTGTAGGTGAACTGAAATCCATCTCCAAGAAAATTGAAGGGAAGAAGGGTTACGCTCAGGTAGCTGCCATTTCTGCCAACAATGATGATGAAATCGGAAACCTGATTGCAGAAGCTTTCGAAAAAGTTGGCAAAGATGGTGTGATCACTGTTGAAGAAGCCAAGGGCACAGAGACCGAATTGAAGACGGTTGAAGGTATGCAGTTCGATCGTGGATATCTCTCTCCTTATTTCGTCACCAATGCTGATGCAATGGAAGCCGTATTGGACGATCCGTACATCCTGATCTATGACAAGAAGATTTCAGCAATGAAAGACCTTCTGCCCATTCTTGAGAAGGTTGCTCAGACCGGCCGTGGTATCCTGATTATTGCAGAAGACCTTGAAGGCGAAGCTCTTGCTACTCTGGTTGTGAACAAACTGCGCGGAACCCTGCGTGTTGCTGCGGTAAAAGCCCCTGGCTTTGGTGATCGCCGCAAAGCCATGCTCGAAGACATTGCCATCCTCACTGGTGGTATCGCCATCAGCGAAGAGCAAGGTTATAAGCTCGAAAACGCCGACATTTCTTATCTTGGCCGTGCCAAACGTGTGGTCATTGACAAGGATAACACCACCATCGTGGATGGTGCCGGCAAAGACGATAAGATTAAAGCCCGCATCGGTGAGATTAAGGCTCAGGTTGAGAAAACCACCTCTGATTATGACCGTGAAAAATTGCAGGAGCGCCTTGCAAAACTGAGCGGTGGTGTGGCTGTTCTTCACATCGGTGCTTCCACCGAGGTTGAAATGAAGGAAAAGAAAGCCCGCGTGGAAGATGCTCTGCATGCCACCCGTGCTGCTATCGAGGAAGGTATCGTTCCTGGTGGTGGAGTGGCTCTGATCCGCACTGTCAAGTCGCTCGAGAAGCTCAAAGGCTCCAATGCTGATGAAAACACTGGTATTGCCATTGTAAAGCGTGTTCTGGAAGAACCACTTCGCCAGATCGTTACCAATGCAGGTCTCGAAGCCTCTGTGGTTGTTGAAAAAGTAAAAGCCGGTTCCGGTGATTATGGATTCAACGCAAGAACAGAAGTCTACGAAAACCTGGTTGAGTCTGGTGTGATTGACCCTACCAAAGTAACCCGCATTGCGCTTGAGAACGCTGCATCGGTTGCATCGATGGTTCTGACCACCGAAGCCACCATTGTGGAAGAACCCAAGGATGAACCGGCTCCTAAAATGCCTGCCGGCGGAATGGGTGACATGTATTGA
- the groES gene encoding co-chaperone GroES encodes MKIKPLADRIVVKPSAAEEKTKGGLFIPDTAKEKPQQGEVVAVGPGKVADSGQTLALQVKVGDRILYGKYSGTEIQIDGTDYLIMRESDVFAVL; translated from the coding sequence ATGAAAATAAAACCATTGGCAGACCGGATTGTTGTAAAACCCTCTGCTGCTGAAGAAAAAACCAAGGGCGGCTTGTTTATTCCCGATACCGCGAAAGAAAAACCCCAGCAAGGTGAAGTAGTCGCTGTCGGACCGGGAAAAGTCGCAGATAGCGGACAAACCCTCGCTCTTCAGGTAAAAGTCGGTGATCGTATCCTGTACGGAAAATACTCCGGTACAGAAATTCAGATTGATGGCACCGATTACCTGATCATGCGTGAATCGGACGTATTTGCAGTACTGTAA
- a CDS encoding diaminopimelate epimerase: protein MPEEIVNFSVHKFTGAGNDFVLIDDRENRFSDDWYATITPLLCNRFHGIGGDGLMVLRSSDRFDFRMHYLNSDGSLAGMCGNGARCLSEFFFLLTGTDRARFETRSGEYFAERKGTAQVALSLIKPFDFADVPGQDSETCYVNTGTQHLVVKVSGLDEIPVETDGRKLRYSEFAHSKGGSNVNFIEITGPGSLRIRTYEKGVEGETLACGTGTVAAAFAAFRKGWIAQPIVQVTVKSGSLLTVYLQDRPILEGPADYLFSSHLSLQKNSKGDLSFLHRLP, encoded by the coding sequence ATGCCTGAAGAAATTGTTAATTTTTCTGTACATAAGTTCACAGGTGCTGGCAATGATTTCGTCCTGATTGACGACCGGGAGAACCGGTTCAGTGATGACTGGTACGCAACCATTACCCCCCTGCTGTGCAACCGGTTTCACGGTATCGGCGGGGATGGTCTGATGGTTTTGCGGTCGTCTGACCGGTTTGATTTCAGGATGCACTACCTGAATTCGGATGGTTCTCTTGCCGGAATGTGTGGCAATGGCGCCAGATGCCTGAGTGAATTTTTCTTTCTGCTGACCGGGACTGATCGGGCACGTTTCGAAACCAGAAGCGGTGAATACTTCGCAGAACGCAAGGGAACGGCACAAGTGGCCCTTTCTCTGATAAAACCTTTTGATTTTGCAGACGTACCGGGTCAGGATTCTGAAACCTGCTATGTGAATACCGGAACCCAGCATCTGGTTGTGAAGGTGTCCGGACTGGATGAAATTCCGGTGGAAACCGACGGAAGGAAACTGAGATATTCTGAGTTCGCACATTCAAAGGGCGGGAGCAACGTAAATTTCATAGAAATCACGGGACCGGGATCCCTCAGAATCAGAACCTACGAAAAAGGGGTGGAAGGGGAGACCCTTGCATGCGGAACCGGCACCGTCGCAGCCGCATTTGCGGCCTTCAGAAAAGGATGGATTGCTCAACCCATTGTTCAGGTTACGGTGAAAAGTGGTTCTTTGCTGACGGTATACCTTCAGGACCGCCCGATACTGGAAGGCCCCGCCGATTACCTGTTTTCCAGTCACCTCTCGCTGCAGAAAAATTCAAAAGGCGATCTTTCCTTCCTTCACCGGTTACCCTGA
- a CDS encoding cation transporter, translated as MHGHSHHHPHSHHHEAKTRVKWAILLTGIMFIAELAGGLLTNSLALLADAGHMATDLAALILSLIGFLWAERKPDNKRTFGYARAEIVVGFANGIILWGLAGLICVEAIQRITNPEPVSGLPMLFIAIAGLVINLISAGLLFKSSHHNLNAKAAFYHVLGDAMGSVGAITAAVIILLTGWTLADPVISILISLIIISSAYRLLRETVNILLEGVPDSRLPGQVTKELLQIEGVRSVHDLHIWSLGSDHTNLSCHLVVDGTIGHAVILERAHQAVRQLQVVHHATFQIEPDTFTICDDCHA; from the coding sequence ATGCACGGACATTCGCATCATCACCCGCATTCGCATCATCATGAGGCAAAGACCCGTGTAAAGTGGGCCATTCTGCTGACGGGAATCATGTTCATTGCAGAACTGGCCGGCGGATTGCTCACCAACAGTCTGGCTTTGCTTGCGGATGCCGGTCATATGGCCACCGATCTGGCCGCTCTGATTTTGTCTCTGATCGGGTTCCTCTGGGCAGAAAGAAAACCGGATAATAAGAGAACCTTTGGCTATGCCAGGGCTGAAATTGTCGTGGGTTTTGCCAACGGAATCATCTTATGGGGACTTGCCGGCCTGATTTGTGTTGAAGCCATTCAGCGCATCACCAATCCGGAGCCGGTTTCCGGTTTGCCAATGCTTTTCATTGCAATTGCCGGCCTGGTGATTAATCTGATCAGCGCCGGACTGTTGTTTAAATCGTCCCATCACAATCTGAATGCCAAAGCGGCCTTTTACCATGTCCTGGGTGATGCGATGGGATCGGTCGGAGCCATCACGGCTGCGGTGATCATCCTGCTTACCGGCTGGACGTTGGCTGACCCTGTGATTTCAATCCTGATTTCATTGATTATTATCAGCAGTGCCTACCGGCTTTTACGGGAGACGGTCAACATTTTGCTTGAGGGCGTGCCCGATTCACGCTTGCCGGGGCAGGTTACAAAGGAACTTTTGCAGATAGAGGGTGTGCGCTCGGTGCATGATCTTCACATCTGGTCACTGGGATCAGACCATACCAACCTGTCTTGTCATCTGGTGGTGGATGGAACGATCGGCCATGCCGTCATTCTTGAAAGAGCACACCAGGCTGTCAGACAGTTACAGGTCGTTCATCACGCCACCTTTCAGATAGAACCCGATACTTTCACCATCTGCGATGATTGCCATGCCTGA
- a CDS encoding RNA-binding transcriptional accessory protein translates to MNELTYIAGELGLPVSSVQATVKLLDEGATVPFISRYRREVTGGMDEENIRNIQDKLAYIRALTERKVTILASIEEQGKLTDELRQRVETCMIMAELEDIYLPYRPKRKTRASVAKEKGLEPLADLMYGQTLPLSGDKQSLIAPFVNPENGVLTPEEAVQGAIDIMAERISESADIRKVVREFTRSNGLLSAKRKDEESKERTDYENYYDFSDSLTKLKPYQVLAINRGEKELVLKVSVEVSSSVIVDLIAKKVISAPGSLFESEILKAVEDGYGRLIAPSIEREIRSELTENADLHAIDVFARNVYNLLLQPPLFGKTILGIDPGFVSGCKLAVVDSSGKYLEGTTIYPTEPKKWIDVSEKTLSALVKNHHVDVIAIGNGTASREVEQFVAETISKYNLTCGYMIVSEAGASVYSASKLAAEEFPDLEAAQRGNISIARRVLDPLAELVKIDPKSIGVGLYQHDVNQKNLEHKLGQVVESCVNHVGVNVNTASPALLSHVSGLNSRTATNIVRHRDEKGPFRSRESILDVKGMGAHSFEQSAGFLRITDGDNPLDGTSIHPESYPATYKLLEKLRVSAESIQKENKRLQEQLKQVNSHHLASELGIGKPTLDLIIENLLKPGRDPRADLPAPILRKDVLSMNDLKPGLRLKGTVRNVVDFGAFVDIGVKQDGLVHISEMGTSFVKNPHDVMSVGDVIEVAIKSVDHDRGRIALTMRLEGPSPKPEQKGRKVTPERSKEPALSDKLELLKQKFSR, encoded by the coding sequence ATGAATGAATTGACCTATATTGCCGGCGAACTTGGTCTGCCGGTATCATCCGTTCAGGCAACAGTAAAACTACTCGATGAAGGCGCGACCGTTCCCTTTATTTCGAGGTATCGCCGTGAAGTGACTGGTGGGATGGATGAAGAGAACATCAGGAATATTCAGGATAAACTGGCCTACATCAGAGCCTTAACGGAAAGAAAAGTCACCATTCTGGCCAGCATTGAAGAACAGGGCAAGCTGACTGATGAGTTGCGTCAACGGGTGGAAACCTGCATGATCATGGCAGAATTGGAAGACATCTACCTGCCATACCGGCCTAAACGGAAAACACGGGCGAGTGTTGCTAAGGAAAAGGGGCTTGAACCGCTGGCTGACCTGATGTACGGACAGACCCTGCCTCTATCGGGGGATAAACAGTCATTGATAGCACCGTTTGTGAACCCTGAAAATGGTGTTCTTACCCCGGAAGAGGCCGTTCAGGGAGCCATTGATATCATGGCCGAACGTATCAGTGAATCGGCAGACATCAGGAAAGTTGTCAGGGAATTCACCCGTTCTAATGGACTTTTATCGGCGAAGCGAAAAGACGAAGAGAGCAAAGAACGAACGGACTATGAAAACTACTATGACTTTTCGGATTCGCTGACAAAACTGAAACCATACCAGGTTCTCGCTATTAATCGTGGAGAAAAGGAACTGGTTCTCAAGGTTTCCGTTGAAGTGAGTTCATCTGTCATTGTCGATCTGATTGCAAAAAAAGTGATTTCGGCTCCCGGAAGTTTGTTTGAATCAGAAATCCTGAAGGCCGTTGAAGATGGTTACGGGAGGTTGATTGCTCCGAGTATCGAACGGGAAATCCGTTCGGAGCTGACGGAGAATGCGGATCTTCATGCCATCGACGTTTTTGCAAGGAATGTATATAATCTGTTGCTTCAGCCACCGCTATTCGGAAAAACCATTCTGGGTATCGATCCTGGTTTCGTAAGCGGATGCAAACTGGCTGTTGTGGATTCCTCTGGTAAATATCTTGAAGGAACCACCATTTATCCGACGGAACCGAAAAAGTGGATCGATGTTTCAGAAAAAACGTTGTCCGCCCTGGTAAAAAACCATCATGTGGATGTGATTGCCATCGGAAATGGTACCGCGTCACGCGAGGTTGAACAATTTGTAGCGGAAACCATCAGCAAATACAATCTGACCTGCGGCTACATGATTGTCAGCGAGGCAGGAGCCTCGGTTTACTCAGCCTCAAAACTGGCTGCTGAGGAGTTCCCCGATCTTGAAGCGGCTCAGAGGGGCAATATTTCTATCGCTAGACGGGTGCTGGATCCGCTGGCCGAATTGGTTAAAATTGATCCGAAATCGATAGGTGTCGGATTGTATCAGCATGATGTGAATCAAAAAAACCTTGAACATAAGCTCGGCCAAGTGGTTGAATCGTGTGTGAACCATGTTGGTGTGAACGTAAACACGGCCAGTCCGGCCTTATTATCTCATGTATCCGGATTAAACAGCCGGACTGCCACCAACATTGTAAGACACCGGGATGAAAAGGGACCTTTCAGATCCAGGGAATCAATTCTGGATGTCAAAGGGATGGGTGCGCACAGTTTTGAGCAATCTGCCGGATTTTTAAGAATCACCGATGGTGACAATCCATTAGATGGAACGTCCATTCATCCCGAATCCTATCCGGCTACTTATAAACTACTTGAAAAACTGCGGGTTTCTGCAGAATCCATTCAAAAGGAGAATAAACGGCTTCAGGAACAGCTGAAACAGGTAAACAGCCATCATCTGGCTTCTGAGCTGGGGATTGGAAAACCCACACTGGATCTGATTATTGAAAACCTGCTGAAGCCTGGCCGCGATCCCCGTGCAGATCTTCCTGCACCAATCCTCAGAAAAGATGTTCTGAGTATGAATGATCTGAAGCCGGGTCTCCGGTTAAAGGGAACTGTGCGGAATGTCGTCGATTTCGGAGCGTTTGTTGATATTGGTGTCAAGCAGGATGGACTGGTTCATATTTCCGAAATGGGCACTTCTTTTGTGAAAAATCCACATGACGTAATGTCGGTCGGAGATGTGATTGAAGTGGCCATAAAATCGGTTGACCATGACCGAGGACGTATCGCACTGACCATGCGGCTGGAAGGCCCATCACCAAAGCCGGAACAGAAGGGCAGAAAGGTCACTCCGGAGCGTTCAAAAGAACCGGCTTTGTCTGACAAACTTGAATTACTGAAACAGAAATTCTCCCGTTAA
- the lysA gene encoding diaminopimelate decarboxylase yields the protein MTLFSSISSCYQELVHSFLKNPLPTPVYLYSETQLKQNAGTFIRFRDQHGIQAYYAMKANSNPSIINLFYRSGIFIDANSLGEITMALKAGVQPDHILFSGVGKTRDEITAAIQLKIHAIKIESVGEAALIGQITDALKQSVNVSLRLNPEIDPKTHPYISTGVRESKFGIDHQDLPSVTEVLSAHPRLKLTSLSAHIGSQIFDVGLYIDVYKNLAHYADHFRREGFPITELDLGGGFGIRYNASGETVADEMDKVFADLVELNQGKYKLCIEPGRMLVANSCILTGTVLYTKRNGDKHFVVTDASMTENIRPALYQAEHPIMVFSESAEGESLVADIVGPVCESGDFLGEQVSIRSASPGDFIGVFDSGAYTMSMASNYNLRPLAAEYLLSDGKWVCIRKRQTIEEMINRGL from the coding sequence ATGACACTGTTTTCCTCTATTAGCTCCTGCTATCAGGAGCTTGTTCATTCATTTCTGAAAAACCCCCTTCCAACACCCGTCTATCTGTATTCAGAAACACAGTTGAAACAGAATGCCGGCACGTTTATTCGGTTCAGAGACCAGCATGGCATCCAGGCTTATTATGCCATGAAGGCAAACTCTAACCCATCCATTATCAACCTCTTTTACCGTTCTGGAATTTTTATTGACGCCAATTCACTGGGCGAAATAACAATGGCCTTGAAAGCAGGGGTTCAGCCTGATCATATTCTTTTTTCGGGGGTTGGAAAGACCAGGGATGAAATAACTGCTGCTATCCAATTAAAAATTCATGCCATCAAGATTGAATCTGTGGGTGAAGCCGCTTTGATCGGCCAGATAACGGACGCGCTGAAACAATCGGTGAACGTGAGTCTACGCCTGAATCCGGAAATTGACCCGAAGACCCATCCATATATTTCGACGGGAGTCCGCGAATCAAAATTCGGCATCGATCACCAGGACCTGCCATCGGTGACAGAGGTACTATCGGCACATCCCCGTTTAAAACTGACCAGCCTGTCGGCACACATTGGTTCCCAGATATTTGATGTTGGTTTATATATTGATGTCTATAAGAATCTGGCGCATTATGCCGATCATTTTCGTCGGGAAGGCTTTCCGATTACAGAGTTGGATCTGGGTGGTGGGTTTGGAATCCGCTATAATGCATCTGGTGAAACCGTTGCAGACGAAATGGACAAGGTTTTCGCTGATTTGGTAGAACTCAACCAGGGGAAGTATAAACTTTGTATTGAACCCGGAAGAATGCTGGTTGCCAACTCCTGTATTCTGACGGGTACGGTCCTGTATACCAAACGCAATGGGGACAAGCACTTTGTGGTAACCGATGCGTCCATGACCGAAAACATCAGGCCGGCACTTTATCAGGCAGAACACCCCATCATGGTTTTTTCAGAATCAGCAGAAGGAGAATCCCTGGTTGCCGATATTGTGGGGCCTGTCTGTGAAAGCGGGGATTTTCTTGGTGAACAGGTAAGCATCCGGTCTGCTTCGCCGGGCGATTTTATCGGTGTATTCGATTCAGGCGCCTATACCATGAGCATGGCTTCCAATTATAACCTGAGACCACTTGCTGCGGAATACCTGTTGTCAGATGGAAAGTGGGTTTGCATCAGGAAGCGACAAACCATAGAGGAAATGATCAACAGGGGATTGTGA
- a CDS encoding P-II family nitrogen regulator encodes MKKVEAIIRPFKLDEVRQALVGSGVVGMTVSEIKGFGRQKGHSEIYRGSEYQIDFLPKIKLEIVVSDDQVDRVVDLIITHSRTNQVGDGKIFIHPLDDVIRIRTGESGESAI; translated from the coding sequence ATGAAAAAAGTCGAGGCCATCATCCGCCCATTCAAACTTGACGAAGTACGTCAGGCTTTGGTTGGAAGTGGCGTGGTGGGAATGACTGTTTCAGAAATCAAAGGTTTTGGAAGACAAAAAGGTCACTCCGAAATCTACAGGGGAAGTGAATACCAAATCGATTTCCTTCCCAAAATCAAACTTGAGATTGTTGTTTCTGATGATCAGGTTGACCGGGTGGTCGACCTGATTATTACCCACTCCCGCACCAATCAGGTTGGAGATGGAAAAATTTTCATTCACCCGCTGGATGATGTGATCCGGATCCGTACGGGTGAATCCGGCGAATCGGCAATTTAA